TATCACTGGAAACTGTGAGTGGTTATGCTACTATTTTAGTGCACTGTGCAAGCTGTACTGTGTGCTTTGGTTGATGCTCAATGAAGATCTAGATCCCATGGGGGTAGCTGTGATGAAAGAGGGTGTTTGTTTTCCAGGTGAGTAACCTAATCATAAATTAGGAATCTTCATCCAAGTTAGTCATTAAAGAGTAGTTTTAAACTCCTAAAATTTTGGTTGGGGAAGTAGGTGAGCAGGGAATAAATTTGCAGTCTGTTCATTAGGTTCAGCAACAAGGCATTGGGCCTCTTGCTATTCACTGCTGTTGGAAGTGTAATCACTTTCTTCATTTATCCAGCCACTGACTTCTTAACTGTAAAGTGCATTCAAATACTGTGACCacaaaagggagaggggagatatGTGTCCTTAAGAAGTTCTGGGGTATACTGCCAGCCTTTGAGGAAGTCCATGTATGGCTGCCAACAACTAAAATTTTAAAGGGTATATGCAGTCTGGGTGTTGAATAAAAACACAACTTAAATCACCAAATGTAATATATGAGTCACTTTTCATTTGGGAAAATATAATGCCGAAAGGAAAGTATATGCCCTATCTGCCTTAGCTTACCTGCTGATCTATTCTGAATGGTGCAGAATGCAGTTGCCATCTCTTAACAGTGTGCTCTTGTAACAGGTGTGCTAGAGTCAGCCTTGCTGCTAAGTTTAGCTCTGCATGTGGGGATTTTACACTTTCAGCCCCTTGGAGAGAGGAGTATTGGCAAATGACTGTGTATAAAAGTAGAAAGCACTTGGGAATTTCACCACCAAGCTAGATTTAGAGCAGAGTAAACGGGCCAATCTAAATTGATAACAGACTAGAGCTGTATGTCCAGTGCAGGTGGCATTAACCTAACctcctttccatttctctcttacCACCACTGCAGTTCCTGTGGGAGCACCTTGTGAAATTTGATGACCACCTTTTAGATGCAAAAgagaactgatttttttttaatcaggcaGAATTTAACACAGGTGTTTTAGTTCTTTGGTGTCAAAAATATGACCAACCTTCTAATTTCTAATTTGTAAACAGTATTCATCTCCTTTGGTTCCCCTTTggaatattgatttttaaaaatcagcctgtTTCTACTATTAGCATACTAGGGCTACCTATGAGAATGGaatttttcaaaagatatttCTCTTATAGGCAATAAGTGAAACACTTAATCTTCTGGCAGGGATTGAGAAGAAAGAAGCATTttccaggaaagaaaaatgtgaatttgAAGACATTGATCTCAGTAAAGATTTTGGAGAGTGTTATTTAgtcctttcctcctttttctctctctgtttttcttacATTCAAATCTAAAAGGAGTCTAGTGATGACTAAATAGCTCTTGGAtcatttttcagaaagaaaaacctGGCACCCAGAGGCTTAAATGTTTAGTCCAAAGTCACAATCATTTAACGACAGAGTAccaatattatttcatttctgcTTCAAAGTACAGTTGAACCTTCTTTGTTAAGGCCACCTTTAAACAAAGCTCATATTTGTGTGCAACTTAATCCTGGAGCATgatagggagggagaaaggggcaaTGAAACTGCACACATAATTGTCACAAACACATTTTGACTTAGTTTTCCCTTGGTTTGGGGGAAGCTCATTGTTCCAGATTTTTGTAATATATCTGTTGTTATCTGAGTTTTTAAAAGTTCAGTAATTGTAATTAGATATAAAATGTGCATTTTCCTCTTTAGATAAGTTTATTGACTGAAAACTTCTTTCTGAAAACTTGTTCTTTAAACTGaaagtttctttaaatattttctttcatttggttcAAACCCAATGGCCTCAGATGATAAAATCACTGCTCCTTTGGGAAAGGGCTCGTGGTCCCCTCCATGAACTTCTGACATGATTTAGCTTCATGCCAGCAGAAGTGATTCTTTAGGGTCCAAatgctaaattaaaatttttccttttcttggggTACCTTCTTTGAACAATCAACCCTTTCAAAGGCAAATTTTCCTTGTTCTTGGAGCTTCCAGGAATCCTGTGTTTTTACAACAGCTGTGTATGAATTTCTGTGGTCTGAGGTTTGCTCAAGGCCCTGGCTGTCTTTGGTTACTATAGAAACCTGCCCTCCCACCAGCTGCCATTTTTTTATATACCTGGCAAAGAACGAGTATTGAACCTTAGTTATCCCACAAACAGAGTCAAGATAAAGAATAACAAAGAAAACACGAACAACTTTTTGTTAAATGAAGACCTTGTGGATTCCCTACATGGGAAACTACATGCAACAAAGTAAGCTTCCGTGACATCAACATACAGGGGTTTTCTGAGATCCACTAAAACTCTTCATCCTAGCTTCAGTAAGAAGGGATTCGACTCTGCATCTCTATATCTGTGAATTCAGGAACACTTTCTGTGCTCTCAGAGTTGATGGGTGAAATGACGTGTTTGAGTCGAAGGAGCATTAtgaagagcaggaggaggagaatggCCAGGAGGCTCAGGAATAAGCCCACATATATATACAGGTTGGAATACTTATCTAAAGTGGTGTTAACCTCTGTTGCTGGGGTGGGGAAATGGGTCCACCCAGTGAGAGTTCCGTGGTACTTGAAATGCGCCTCCGTCATCACTCAAGACTTGAGTAGATACTTGTTTCTATTTGATTTCTATTGCCCTTGAGGCATTCCACAGTCACTTAGACTGCCTCTGAATATACTGCAGGTTTTCTAACAGTCTCCTACAAAGCAATCATGACCAGAGGCAAGTCAGTAGTGCACAAACAAGAAAATTGTGACATTATAATTTGGCAATTGCCACATCCTCTCTGTCCTGCAGCATAGCACTCCCCTCTCAAATAGGTTTTAATGGAACttcttaatcatttaaaatatatataaataaatatttcattttcacagTCCTActctataattaaaataaaaattatgaaattataaTACTGGCATAGAGACAAGAATCTCTCAGACTATTAAATCAAACTTGTGCTCTGTTTGTGTAGAAGGAGAAAGGGCTCTGTTTTCTCTTCAACTCATCTAAATGCCTGCACTAATTATGTGCATTTAATGGGGTTCGTCTATGAGGAGACtttctaaagcagccgtgggcaaactacggcccgcgggccggctccggcccatttgaaatgaataaaactaaaaaaaaaatatgaccgtacccttttatgtaatgatgtttactttgaatttatattagttcacacaaacacttcatccatgcttttgtttcggccctccggtccagtttaagaacccattgtggccctcgagtcaaaaagtttgcccacccctgttctaaaggcttttatatattttatacttagcATATCTGAGTATTCACCTTTCTTGTCTTTCTGAATCTCACTTAAGGATGGAGCTTATAAGCTTCCTGCCCAGTTGCCATAGCTTGAAGACTATAAGTCTAGAGGATATATTTGCTACAGTTTTGTTGGCATCCCTCACTGTAGGCTGGAGGAAAAGTGTTGTCAGACCTGGTAATGCTTAGATGGAGAAGTCTCAGAGGTGCTGACAGCAGTAGGCTTAGGCTCAGAAGTTTTGACTCTTAAGACTCTTCAACAGAAttattttcctgaaaataaaaaaaaacaaagataaaaggtTCAGGTATCTAAGAAAAACAGATatcaatgttttaaaagtaaaaattaactgATATATTGCAAAAATGGTTTGCTATGGgcaaattagttttaaaataatatcctgagtttttatcattttgaatgtttttaaaatatatttttattgatttcagagaggaagggagagggctagagagatagaaacatcaacaatgagagagaatcatcaattggctgcctcctgcacaccccacactggggagccagcctgcaacctgggcatatgcctggaccggaagtcaaaccgtgacctcctggttcatagatcggcgcttaaccactgagccatgttggcagggctgaatgtatttttctatgtggtaaataactattaaaaggttaaagaaaaattcATATTACTGAATAGCAGCTAATAAGTAAGTTAGATTAAAACTATGTCTTCCAAACTAACTGATCATAAGATTTACCTGAGGTACTTATTAAAATATAGACCCTGGACTCCAACAAAGATGTTCCAAATCATAATCTCCACAGTAGGGGCCTCGACACCACTCTAGAGAGTTAGATTTTATTGGTCTAGGGTGGGGTCCAAAAAACTTCCCCAAGTGACTCTATAGTATAGTCAGGACTGAGAACCACTTCTTTAGTTTAACCAGAGAAGCCTAGCAATGAGCTAAAGAAAACCTCAATCTAAGGATTCATTTTCAAACTCCAGGTCCCAGTGCCATGGGTCAATTTAACAAATTATGGAATTTTAAGGAAGGCAGGtttccccccattttatttttgtgttctgGCTCTCTCATTTAGGTCTATGGGGGTCagaatacacttttttttttcagtatttgtAGATCACAAGGAATTGAGAGTGTATGTCTGTTGGGAACAATACAGATAGAACCTTACTTTATTGGCAAAAACATTCCAGTGTGTAAATAGGCTAAATTAATTagtattaaagtattttaaaatgattcagCTTGTCATTCTAACCATGAATTTTTAATATGGGTGactaaaataaacaatataaaccACCGTCACATGTCAAACTTCCATGTGCAATAGTAGCAAAGAGCTGACAGTGTAATGTAGTTCTGTTGCTTGTTAACATACCCAAGGAGAGTTAAGAAATAgctccaacaacaacaacaaaaaagaaatagctcCAACAATCACATTACTCTTCCTATGATCTTGAATTTTCCCCCCCAGCCTGGGAACATTTCAGCTTAAAGTTTATAATAACTAGCCAACTTTATGTAAGCTGCATGATTCTGTAAACTGCATGATTCTTCGTCTACTTACCTACTATCCCTACCACTCCTGCAGAACTTCCAGGTTcacaagaaacaaaagcaaagagaCCTGTGTCTCTTTCTACTGTCTTTGGAGCAATGGTCTAGAAGACATTTTGCAACACTTAAAAGTATATTTACTTTGATTTTTGATTTACTAACAAATAGAAAAGATAATCATAGTAGGTATCATTTCGTTCCCTAGAAATACCATGCCCCAAAGGTAAAGGTTCACCTGAGTTGCTCATTATGAAAACAGATTTCAGCGTATGCTATTGGCGGCTCTTTCTCCTCAAACCACTTATTTCTTGGCCTTGCTTGTTCTCTCAAGTCCAGTTTCTCTCAAGGGTGTGATACATGTATCTCTTACATCATTTAAAATACAGGTTCTTCGGCCCTTTCCCAGGCCTACTGAATTCTAATATTTTGGATCAAGGCTCAGGAATATGCATTCTAAACAAAAGTTTCTCAGGTGATTCTTTGCATACCAAGTTTTGACAGTTAACTACTAGTCTTTCTATCTAGACACCCCAGCTAAAGAACATAGCTAACTCGTCTTATTGGTTGTTTGGGGgacctacttttaaaaaactaaaacagtGTTATTGGTTGAATGGTTTCCctaaaaagatatgttgaagttcAAAtacccagaacctgtgaatgtgacctcatCTGAAAATAGGCACTTAGCAGATATaataaagatgaaatgaaatCATGAAGTTGGCCCTAGTCCAATGTTACTggtgtccttaaaaaaaaaagaagacagacatACAGAGAGAAGACAAAAGCGGAGATTGAAGTGatccatctacaagccaaggcgTGCCAAGGATTGCCAGCAAATGCCAGAAGCTAGAAGAGCCAAGAAAGGATTTTACCTTACAGATTGAAGAGAGAGCATGACACTGCTCATGCCTTAATTTCAGATTTCTAACCTTCAGACCTAAGACAattcatttctattgttttaagctaccTAGTTTGTTACACttctgttatggcagccctaggaaatgaatacacAAAGTAATCACCCTAAGGTCCTAGTGTGTTTGAACTTTGGGGCAATTTTCTCAGTATGGTCCAAGGAAGTTTattcatcagaatcacctggaagatGCTTATTACAAATGCAGATTTCTAGACCCTTTCCTTTGCTTCCCCAGAATCTCAGGGACTAAGACCCTGAAATCTacatttgtaaaaaaacaaaacaaaacaaaacaaaacaaaaaacaaaactgcccACTTAGAATTTCTGCAAGGAATGATTTCCAGTCCCTGCTGCCCTCAGGATCACTTATTAAGCTTTCTGGAAATATATATAGCTGGGTTCTCCCTTCAGaagttctgattcagtaggtctgtgTGGAGGCATGAACATCTGTAGTGTTTAAAGCTCCACAGGTGATTTTGAtatgcagccagggctgagaagcACGACTCTACAAATAGAACAGAGTATTTCAAATTTAGGACTCATAGCCCTGGGCAGCCCACACAGAGGAATCATTTGATCTCATCTGCCTGCTATTTGTTCAGTGTGATTGTCTGAGCAGCCTCCCTCCATACCAGCTCTTCTCCCTGCAGCTCCCTTCCTTAAAACTGTTGCTGGCCCAAAGATATGAGCTTACTGGACTTTTAACCCTTGTATCTCATAAGTTACTTTTTTCACCTGTTCTCcagaagagaaggggaaggaaaataAACACTCACTGCCAGTGCAAGCCAATTGGGAAAATCCTCTAGTATTATAGGATCATTAGTCTCCTGTGGATCTCAAATATACAGATTTAGATAAGTCATATTCCTTGGTTAATGACTCTGTGCCATCATGGGGACACCCAGGGCCTCTTTTGCATACTTAGTAACACCCATGGACAAACACCTATGAATAAACACCAACTTTAAGATTGAAAATAGTTAATTTACATGACATCTGCCTATACTCCTCCTCATCTCATCCTACCACCCACTTCTCCCCAGAAATAATGAATGCTCTAAATTTTGTTAATCATTACCTTGCttttattcacacacacatacacctgtGCCTAAACAATATGTTGTtttgaactttatttaaaaattgtcaaGCTATGTGTTACCGtcttcatttgttctttttattcaTAACTACTATTTTAATagatgaaaatagaataaagTTTTGGAAGCCCACGTATTGCTTTTGAGGCTCCTTATTGCCTTTGGACTTTATTCTCCTAAGCTTGGCATTTAAGGCTGTCAATGCCCTGGTTCGGGATGACTTTAATTCCTTCCACTACTGTCCTTTCCAGTCAAACTGTAATGTTCACTGTTACCAACTTCACTGCCTccatgtttatcttttttaaaaaatatatattttattgattttttacagagaggaagggagagggatagagagttaaaaacatcaatgagagagaaacattgacctg
The sequence above is a segment of the Myotis daubentonii chromosome X, mMyoDau2.1, whole genome shotgun sequence genome. Coding sequences within it:
- the SERTM2 gene encoding serine-rich and transmembrane domain-containing 2, which translates into the protein MTEAHFKYHGTLTGWTHFPTPATEVNTTLDKYSNLYIYVGLFLSLLAILLLLLFIMLLRLKHVISPINSESTESVPEFTDIEMQSRIPSY